In the genome of Mastomys coucha isolate ucsf_1 unplaced genomic scaffold, UCSF_Mcou_1 pScaffold21, whole genome shotgun sequence, the window GAGGTGCCCCCCCCTTAacacccccctcccacccccaaccaccACTTTGcccagaactcagaaacccaGAGATGAGGATTAGATTACCCCCCAGCTCTGGGCACCCACCCACcctaccattaaaaaaaaaaattcaaagttttaTACAAAAtgtgggggaggagaaagggaggaggcagggaggagactAAAGAGAGCTGCCCTCACCTCCAGGgcttggggggttggggtggggggttaAGGCAGCCAAAGCtcagggagtggggtgggtgggggtggcgCACGGGGCCCTTGCCCACAGCTCTCAGGAATCTCGATGCTCCAGGGAGAGCTGGGCTGTGGCGTGCTGGAGGTCAGAGCTCACCCGTCGTGGGGTGAGGGGTCCCCCAGGCTCCCCAGGGCCCATGTCCCCACGCACCTTCTTGTCCTCACCCTCATCCTCAGGGCCCCCAGAGAGGCACCCGCCCCCCTCCAGGCGACAGTCTTCACTCCAGCGCCGCTTAAAGCGCAGTTTAAGGGGCATGCACTGGGCTGCCCCTGGTGCCTCTCCGGGCTCTGGCTTGGGGGGAGCGGGCGGGGCACGGGGGGTCTTGAAcacctccccatcttcctcatcttcatcacTGATGTCAGTCACCTCCACCTCCTCCGACTCGCCTTCTGAGATGGGCTCCACCTTAATCTGGGGTGGTGGCGGTGGGGGGGCTAATGCGCCTGCCCCCTCAGCCAGCCCACCGGAGCCACTGCCACCACTGCTCTTGTCAGTGCCTCCTGGAGTCTTCTCTCCAGCTGCCCGCTGCCGGCGTCCTAGCGGGGGTGGCTGCAGCTTAAACTTGAAcggggatgaagaggaggaagaggaagacgagGCTGAGGAGGGGACCGGCGGGGTCTCCGGTGCCATGGGTGGCAGTGGGCACTTGTCAGGGCGCTGAGGCTGGGGCACCACTAGCCCTGGGTAATGCAGGAAGGCGCGGGGACTGAGGTGGTAGTTGTAGACGCTTTGGGTGTGGGCCTGCAGGTACCGTTTCATGTCCTCGGGACTGAAGGAGAAGTGGGAACCTCCCCCTGAGCCACTAGGGCCCCCGCCACCACTGGGGTACATAGGACTCAGCGTGGGTGAGGGTGTGTAGGCCAGGTGGGTGGGAGTCATGGGCAGAGCTGGGGAGAGCTGAGGGGGTAGAAGGGAGCCAGGCCCAGCCAAAGGTGACACAGGGAAGGGACTTAGGGGTTCTGGGCCACCCCGGGGCCGAGGATAGACCCGGAAGACACCAGGGTCATGCGGGAGGCGGGCCAGG includes:
- the Erf gene encoding ETS domain-containing transcription factor ERF — its product is MKTPADTGFAFPDWAYKPESSPGSRQIQLWHFILELLRKEEYQGVIAWQGDYGEFVIKDPDEVARLWGVRKCKPQMNYDKLSRALRYYYNKRILHKTKGKRFTYKFNFNKLVLVNYPFIDVGLAGGAVPQSAPPVPSGGSHFRFPPSTPSEVLSPTEDPRSPPACSSSSSSLFSAVVARRLGRGSVSDCSDGTSELEEPLGEDPRARPPGPPELGAFRGPPLARLPHDPGVFRVYPRPRGGPEPLSPFPVSPLAGPGSLLPPQLSPALPMTPTHLAYTPSPTLSPMYPSGGGGPSGSGGGSHFSFSPEDMKRYLQAHTQSVYNYHLSPRAFLHYPGLVVPQPQRPDKCPLPPMAPETPPVPSSASSSSSSSSSPFKFKLQPPPLGRRQRAAGEKTPGGTDKSSGGSGSGGLAEGAGALAPPPPPPQIKVEPISEGESEEVEVTDISDEDEEDGEVFKTPRAPPAPPKPEPGEAPGAAQCMPLKLRFKRRWSEDCRLEGGGCLSGGPEDEGEDKKVRGDMGPGEPGGPLTPRRVSSDLQHATAQLSLEHRDS